The following coding sequences are from one Ornithorhynchus anatinus isolate Pmale09 chromosome 11, mOrnAna1.pri.v4, whole genome shotgun sequence window:
- the LOC100088660 gene encoding keratin-associated protein 4-2-like isoform X2: MVNSCCGSVCSNLSCGRGCCQETCCQPSCCCSPCCPPTCCQTTCCRTTCCRPTCCVTGCCRPTCCRPTCCQSFCCQPICCRPVCCISSCFRPSCCVSSCCQPCCRPTCCQTTCCRTTCCRPTCCVPTCCQPCCRPACC; encoded by the exons ATGGTCAACTCCTGCTGTGGATCCGTCTGCTCCAACCTGAGCTGCGGAAGGGGCTGCTGCCAAGAGACCTGTTGTCAGCCCAGCTGCTGCTGCAGCCCTTGCTGCCCCCCGACATGCTGCCAGACCACTTGCTGCAGAACCACCTGCTGCCGCccaacttgctgtgtgaccggcTGCTGCCGCCCCACCTGCTGCAGACCCACTTGCTGCCAGTCATTCTGCTGCCAGCCCATTTGCTGCCGCCCAGTCTGCTGCATATCCAGCTGCTTTAGGCCCT CTTGCTGTGTGTCCAGCTGTTGCCAACCTTGCTGCCGCCCAACCTGCTGCCAAACCACTTGCTGTCGGACGACCTGCTGCCGCCCAACCTGCTGTGTGCCCACCTGCTGCCAACCTTGCTGCCGCCCAGCTTGTTGCTAA
- the LOC100088660 gene encoding keratin-associated protein 4-2-like isoform X1 produces the protein MVNSCCGSVCSNLSCGRGCCQETCCQPSCCCSPCCPPTCCQTTCCRTTCCRPTCCVTGCCRPTCCRPTCCQSFCCQPICCRPVCCISSCFRPCCPRPCCVSTCCRPCCPRPCCVTTCCRPCCPQPCCVSSCCQPCCRPTCCQTTCCRTTCCRPTCCVPTCCQPCCRPACC, from the coding sequence ATGGTCAACTCCTGCTGTGGATCCGTCTGCTCCAACCTGAGCTGCGGAAGGGGCTGCTGCCAAGAGACCTGTTGTCAGCCCAGCTGCTGCTGCAGCCCTTGCTGCCCCCCGACATGCTGCCAGACCACTTGCTGCAGAACCACCTGCTGCCGCccaacttgctgtgtgaccggcTGCTGCCGCCCCACCTGCTGCAGACCCACTTGCTGCCAGTCATTCTGCTGCCAGCCCATTTGCTGCCGCCCAGTCTGCTGCATATCCAGCTGCTTTAGGCCCTGCTGTCCCCGACCTTGCTGCGTGTCTACCTGCTGCAGGCCCTGCTGCCCCCGACCTTGCTGTGTGACTACCTGCTGCAGGCCCTGCTGCCCTCAACCTTGCTGTGTGTCCAGCTGTTGCCAACCTTGCTGCCGCCCAACCTGCTGCCAAACCACTTGCTGTCGGACGACCTGCTGCCGCCCAACCTGCTGTGTGCCCACCTGCTGCCAACCTTGCTGCCGCCCAGCTTGTTGCTAA